The genomic window ATCGCCACGATCAGGTTCAGCCCGAGCGGGGGTGTCAGAATGCCGATTTCCAGGTTCAGAACGATGATCACGCCCAGATGCGTGCTGCCAACGCCGTAAGCCTCGGCCAGCGGCTTCAGCAGCGGCGCGGCGATGGCGATGGACGACGCCGTATCCATGAAGCAGCCGATGGCCAGCAGCAACACATTGGTCAGCAACAGGAACATGGTCTGGTTGTGCACATGGTCCGTCATGAACGCGATTATCTGGTCCGGGATCCGGTGTTCGGCGATGACCAGATTGAGGGAAACGGCGACGGCGATCAGCGGAAACAGCGCGCCCACCAGCTTCGCCGATTCCACGCATATCTGAACATAGTCGCGGGATTTCAGCTCCCTGTAGAACACGACCTCCACCACAAGCGCATAAAGCAGTGCAATGGCGGCGGATTCGGTCGGGGAGTAATAGCCGCTGTAGATTCCGCCGAGCAGTATGACCGGCATCAGGAGGGCCGGAATGCCCCGAAAGGCGGCCTTGCCCAGATCGGTCAGGCTGAAAGGCTGGCGCGGTACCTTCCAGTTGACGGCGATGGCATAGATCGAAAACACGCCTGTCAGCAGAAGTCCCGGTCCGATGCCGGCCAGAAACAGGTCTGCGATATTGGTTTCGGTGACGACGCCATAAAGGATCATCGGCAAGGACGGCGGGATGACGATGCCCAATGTGCCGCCCGCGCACAGCGCTCCCAGCGCAAAGGACCGGGAATAACCGTTCGCGATCAGCGCCGGATACAGGACCGATCCCACCGCCAGCATCGTCACGATGGAAGAGCCTGAAATCGCGGAAAACACCGCGCAGGACAGGATCGTGGCCACCGCCAGTCCGCCCGGAATGGACCGGGTCAGCGCGGTCATGACCGCCACCAGCCGCGCGGCGATGCTGCCCCGGCCCATCACCGCGCCCACAAGGATGAACAGAGGCACCGACAGGATCAACTCGCGATCCATCGTCGCCCACATGTCCTGAAGCAGATATTCAAGCGCGCCGCCGCCCCAGACAAGGTGGATGATGGCGGCGACGAACATCAGGATCAGCACCAGCTCGACCCGAAGGATCAGGAGCAGGACCGCGATCCCCAGCAGAACCAGAGCCACTGTCATTCCGTCTGTTCCTCTTCGGCGGGCCCCAGTTCGGGAAAGGCCGCATAGATCAGGTGGCGCAGGGCGGAGATGAC from Martelella sp. NC20 includes these protein-coding regions:
- a CDS encoding TRAP transporter large permease: MTVALVLLGIAVLLLILRVELVLILMFVAAIIHLVWGGGALEYLLQDMWATMDRELILSVPLFILVGAVMGRGSIAARLVAVMTALTRSIPGGLAVATILSCAVFSAISGSSIVTMLAVGSVLYPALIANGYSRSFALGALCAGGTLGIVIPPSLPMILYGVVTETNIADLFLAGIGPGLLLTGVFSIYAIAVNWKVPRQPFSLTDLGKAAFRGIPALLMPVILLGGIYSGYYSPTESAAIALLYALVVEVVFYRELKSRDYVQICVESAKLVGALFPLIAVAVSLNLVIAEHRIPDQIIAFMTDHVHNQTMFLLLTNVLLLAIGCFMDTASSIAIAAPLLKPLAEAYGVGSTHLGVIIVLNLEIGILTPPLGLNLIVAMTAFKENFGFVCRAAIPFVLLMILCLLLVTFQPWIAMALVNAR